The stretch of DNA CTACGGCATCGTCCCCGGGCTCATCGTCTTTGTGGGCCTCTACATCTACCTGGCGCGCCGCTCGATGAAGGCCGTCCAGGATATCGTAGGCCGGGCCCAGACCGATCTGCAGGCCAACCGAATCGATCGCGGCATCGAGATCCTCAAAGAAGCCTACGCCGTGGGCAAGTGGCAGTTCTTTGTCACCTCCCAGGTCGACGGACAGATCGGCACCGTCCTCTACATGAGCCAGCGCTTCGACGAGGCTGAGCCTTTCCTCAAGCGCTCATTTAAGCGCAACTGGGTCTCCCGGGCGATGCTCGGCACCCTGCTCTACAAGCGCAAGCGCTATGACGAGATGGAAAAGGTGTTTGAGGAGGCCGTGCTCGCCAA from Lujinxingia litoralis encodes:
- a CDS encoding tetratricopeptide repeat protein encodes the protein MYNLLISIAGLVAVTLLTGFAVGGGELRIAYGIVPGLIVFVGLYIYLARRSMKAVQDIVGRAQTDLQANRIDRGIEILKEAYAVGKWQFFVTSQVDGQIGTVLYMSQRFDEAEPFLKRSFKRNWVSRAMLGTLLYKRKRYDEMEKVFEEAVLANKKEALLWNIYAYCMWKSGQRDKAIKVLNRATEKLENDERTEKNLKALQNNRKMKMRGWNLMWYQFHLDRPPAQRQQAQFRRR